One genomic segment of Callospermophilus lateralis isolate mCalLat2 chromosome 20, mCalLat2.hap1, whole genome shotgun sequence includes these proteins:
- the Mbd4 gene encoding methyl-CpG-binding domain protein 4, whose translation METPSLGDSGPAPSMASSDHPVPELQCDLRQGDVAVGSERVGEDERPIAIKRISECEPLLQEAIASSQLGDTAVTKCHKPVPCGWERVVKQRLSGKTAGRFDVYFISPQGLKFRSRSSLANYLHKHGETSVKPEDFDFTVLSKRGIRSRSKDSNVAVLTSQLQNENHISTRNFRTRSRWKKVFPLPSSNSELQDSRGLPSPESIQVLLKEDEGSNDGNSRKVSKSKRKVTILKGIPIKKTKRRCRKNLSGSVESNDKGESLCDQTDAEREPVAQDGELGRTLCISDTRVSDKTLSVTDKVKSTVKENSPNSGSDDHSEQITSGAPNKLCSTKEAERNKKCWETVLDSEENRSKGDEGERKEHLHMDLLKCGSETDSKCSEEDTTIPRTQVEKRKTSLYFSSKYNREALSPPRRKAFKKWTPPRSPFNLVQETLFHDPWKLLIATIFLNRTSGKMAIPVLWEFLEKYPSAEVARTADWRDVSELLKPLGLYDLRAKTIIKFSDEYLTKQWKYPIELHGIGKYGNDSYRIFCVNEWKQVHPQDHKLNKYHDWLWENHEKLSLS comes from the exons ATGGAGACGCCGAGCCTGGGGGACAGCGGACCCGCCCCCTCGATGGCCTCCAGTGACCACCCAGTCCCAGAGCTGCAGTGTGACCTCCGGCAA GGAGATGTGGCTGTGGGATCAGAAAGAGTGGGAGAAGATGAAAGACCAATAGCAATAAAAAGAATCAGTGAGTGTGAGCCCCTGCTACAAGAAGCCATCGCCTCTTCTCAGTTAGGTGACACCGCAGTGACCAAATGCCATAAGCCTGTCCCGTGTGGATGGGAAAGAGTCGTGAAACAAAGATTATCAGGGAAAACAGCAGGAAGATTTGATGTCTATTTTATCAG CCCACAAGGACTGAAATTCAGATCCAGAAGTTCACTTGCTAATtatcttcacaaacatggagagaCTTCTGTTAAGCCAGAAGATTTTGATTTTACTGTACTTTCCAAAAGGGGCATCAGGTCAAGATCTAAAGACAGCAATGTTGCAGTTCTGACATCCCAACTGCAGAATGAAAATCACATTTCAACCCGGAACTTCAGGACACGAAGCCGGTGGAAGAAAGTGTTTCCTCTGCCCAGTAGTAATTCAGAGCTGCAAGATAGCAGGGGACTGCCCAGTCCTGAGTCCATTCAGGTGCttttgaaagaagatgagggtagTAATGATGGTAACTCCAGGAAGGTTAGCAAGTCCAAAAGGAAGGTGACAATTTTGAAAGGAATTCCAATTAAGAAAACCAAAAGACGGTGCAGAAAGAATCTTTCAGGTTCTGTTGAAAGTAATGACAAAGGAGAATCTCTGTGTGACCAGACAGATGCTGAAAGAGAGCCTGTCGCCCAAGATGGTGAGCTGGGCAGAACTTTGTGCATCTCTGACACCAGAGTGAGCGACAAGACCCTCAGTGTGACCGATAAAGTCAAGAGCACCGTGAAAGAAAACTCACCCAATTCAGGATCAGACGATCATTCTGAACAAATAACTTCTGGCGCCCCAAACAAATTATGTTCGACCAAAGAAGCAGAACGCAACAAGAAGTGTTGGGAGACGGTTTTAGACTCAGAGGAAAACAGATCGAAAGGAGACGAGGGGGAGAGGAAGGAGCATTTGCATATGGACCTTTTAAAATGTGGCTCTGAAACAGACAGCAAATGCTCAGAAG AAGACACCACCATCCCACGGACACAGGTCGAAAAAAGGAAGACGAGCTTGTATTTTTCCAGCAAGTATAACAGAGAAG CTCTCAGCCCCCCACGACGCAAAGCCTTTAAGAAATGGACCCCTCCTCGGTCACCTTTTAACCTTGTCCAAGAAACACTTTTCCACGATCCCTGGAAGCTTCTCATCGCGACGATATTTCTCAATCGGACATCAG GAAAAATGGCAATTCCTGTGCTTTGGGAATTTCTGGAGAAATACCCTTCGGCTGAGGTAGCAAGAACAGCAGACTGGAGAGATGTGTCGGAACTTCTGAAGCCTCTTGGTCTCTACGATCTTCGAGCCAAAACCATTATCAAGTTCTCAG ATGAGTACCTGACAAAGCAGTGGAAGTATCCGATCGAGCTTCATGGGATTGGCAAATATGGCAACGACTCTTACAGGATTTTTTGCGTCAATGAGTGGAAGCAG GTGCACCCCCAGGATCACAagttaaataaataccatgactgGCTTTGGGAAAATCATGAAAAATTAAGTCTGTCTTAA